The Calditerrivibrio sp. genomic interval GGAAAGATATTAGAAACATTCCCACCTGAGATTAAAATATTGGAAAATCTAACTCCGGTATATAGAGAATTCCCCGGTTGGAAAGAAGATATCTCCAAAGTAAAAGTTTACGATGAGCTACCTGAAAATGCTAAAAAATATCTCGACTTTATCAAAGATTTTCTTGGTATAAAATATGCACTGATCTCTGTTGGTACTGATAGATCTGAGACGATAAGTCTTAATGAGGTTTTTTAAAAAAACGACATTTTTTTAGTTTTTTTTGTTGACAACATGAAATAGTTTTGTTATAAAACTCATCCGCTGGTTTTGAAAAAGGCCGGCAAGGTTAGAGCCGTTAGCTCAGTCGGTAGAGCAACTGCCTTTTAAGCAGTGGGTCGTAGGTTCGAATCCTACACGGCTCATAGGTCCCCATCGTCTAGCTCGGCCTAGGACACCGGCCTTTCACGTCGGCAACAGGGGTTCAAATCCCCTTGGGGACGTTCACCGGGCGGTTAGCTCAGCTGGGAGAGCATCGGCCTTACAAGCCGAGGGTCGTAGGTTCGATCCCTGCACCGCCCATAAATTGGGGGCGTAGTTCAGTTGGTTAGAACGCTGGCCTGTCACGTCAGAGGTCGCGAGTTCGAGTCTCGTCGTCCCCGTTTTATAAAGCCGCTTAATGCGGCTTTTTTTATATCTACAAAGGTGATCTATGAAAGTCTTAGCTCAAAACAGAAAAGCACTTCATGACTATGAAATACTAGAAACCTATGAAGCTGGTATTGTGCTAACAGGTACTGAGGTTAAATCATGTAAAAATGGTCAAATCAACCTGAAGGATTCCCACGTACGTATAGTCAACGGAGAAGCTTTCCTCCTTAATGCCCATATCTCCCAGTATGAACATGGCAATTACACCAACCACGAGCCAACAAGAACACGTAAGCTCCTACTCCACAAAAGAGAAATCAATAAGTTAGCTGGTAAGTCACAAGAAAAGGGGCTTACTCTGGTCCCGCTTAAAGTTTATTTGAAAAAAAATAGAATAAAATTAGAGATCGCCTTGGCAAAAGGTCGAAAGACCCATGATAAAAGGGATGAAATCAGGAAAAAAGATCTAGAAAAAGAGTTCTCAAGGGAATTCAAAGGTAAAATAAAGTTCTAATACCTTAATCCATCAAAGTCAATCCAACGCCTTAAGTTGTGCAGTCTTCATATATGATGTATTAAGTAAGGCAACAACGGTTTTATTACTATGTTGAAGCTCAGTTATCGTTTTCTTATCTAAAACAATAGGTGGAGCAACAAAGGTAAGGGGATTAACATATTTACTACCAATCTGAATCCTATAATCCACATGAGGACCGGTTGA includes:
- the smpB gene encoding SsrA-binding protein SmpB; this encodes MKVLAQNRKALHDYEILETYEAGIVLTGTEVKSCKNGQINLKDSHVRIVNGEAFLLNAHISQYEHGNYTNHEPTRTRKLLLHKREINKLAGKSQEKGLTLVPLKVYLKKNRIKLEIALAKGRKTHDKRDEIRKKDLEKEFSREFKGKIKF